Part of the Nicotiana sylvestris chromosome 5, ASM39365v2, whole genome shotgun sequence genome is shown below.
AGAAGTACTTTAAAAAAAAGTACttatcaaaataagctgattttagaagcttggtcaaacaaGCTACAAATTTTACTCAACTTTTATTACCCTCTGTATTTTTATGTTATTAGCAATACTCTGTTCATGGACACTCTAATTAAGTAAGATTATAACTTGATTAAACTGTACTTTTTGAGAAAGATGTTGGTATTCTAAtattcttcaattttttcttaaaagaatCAATTTCTACTATGAGTAACGGATACAATAATGCAACAGGGAGCATCTAAATTGGATAAGCAAGTATTAATTAAACTTGTATTTTAACACTAATGGCGCACGTACAATCATTATGGACAAGTGGGAAAGACTGTAATTTTAAATACCCATATAATATCGTACATTATAAAAGTTTAATCTCCCAAAACCTACTTTAACCATGAATACAGTatataattattttttcttttattcttgatACAAGACAAAAATTGAAAGGAATCCAAATTTGAACAATAAAATGgagtaaagaaagaaaaaagtgaAAGGAGGTTGTAAATTGGATGGTGATGAGCGAAGCACACTAAAGAAGAGAACCTCATTGCAACACCCATTGTGTTTACCTTTTCCCCCCATTTTGAATTGAATAAAAACCTTTCCTTTCATTGACCATTCCACCTGGATAAATTTATTCATATTCAGCATTTACAACAAATAATAAGATATTTAAATTATGTGATTTTAAATATGTCATGTCTATAAAACTTctcattaaaaaaatataaaaatatcttATTCCTTATAGAACGTTGGCGTAACTAGTAACGTTGCGAATAGAACGTTGGCGTAACTAGTAACGTTGCGAATAGAACGTTGGcgtaatttgttttaaaaataaattctgcgttccgaggccttaaaaatctcttatAGCATCACCTCGATatacgtgcgcagtccgggcgcatcgctggaaagcctatatgtgaaaatctatgaaaaatgataagttttggatataaaatgaattaatttgactttcgtcaacttttgggtaaacggatccggacccgtaatttgatggtcccggagggtccgtaggaaaatatgggacttgggcgtatgtccggaatcgaattccaaggtcccaagctcaagaaatgaatttttgaaagaaattattttctgaaaaatataaaggtttttgaaagtgaaatgttatgtgaaacTTGATATTATcgagcccatattttggttctggtgtCCAGTAcaagttcaatatgatttatacgtgttgtcggtaaagtttggtaagaaacggaacccatttgacgtgattcggaccttaaatgcaaaatttgatgtttaaagaagttttgagaaatttcattgattttgaggtttaattcaatgctcatgatgttattttggtgatttgattacacgaataagtccgtaggatgtttttaaggtactgtgcatgtttggtttggagccccgagggctcgggtgagttttggatagggcacggggtgcattttggacttagaaaaattgcagatttCTCAGCTGGTGTAACAGGTCTGCAGGTTTCGCAAATACGAAGcctggttcgcaaatgcgacaaaccATCGCAAATGTGAAAGAAGTGGACTGGCAgcctgagtcgcaaatgcgacttcatcctcgcaaatgcgatttcgcatttgcgaacaacctctcgcaaatgcgatgatggCTGGAAGGCtgatgtatcgcaaatgcgaaagcaagtttcctgaagggttcgcaaatgtgagCCCTGTTTCACAATTCCCAacttagcagaggtcggggttcatTTGCGAAACCCTAttcgcaattcccacatctgcgacctgcaacttttatacttagacggaTTTTAACgcattttcacatcttttcaaaacacaaactctttagggcgatttttcaagaacaactcttcttccaaatcgattataagttaatttttactcattccttcaatcattaacatcttttaacatgatttcaactcaaaatcaataatcttcatggggaaaattgggtgttttaggtagaacctaggtttttcaaaaattgaggatttggatctcgatttgaggtccgatttcaaaacaaattatatatttgggttcgtgggggaatgagtaatcgggttttggttcgaacctcgggttttgaccatgtgggcctggggcgatgcttgactttttgggtaaaactttgggaaattcattttcatgcattggagttgattcatttagcatttattgatgtaattgagTAACTTGTGGTTAtatacgagcgagttggtggtggaatcaaggagtaaagtgatagttgagacgtgaattgtgtttgtggcatctagttaagtgtttggtctaacattaTCTTGAGGAATTAGGAGTCAAGTCATATtttctatgtggtatttgtcgagcatgacgtataggcatggtgacgagtatctatacgttggtgtcaagcatgcccgtgagtcttatattgtgattattatggcttcattgtactattcatgctttgttgatgatttctattgttagATAAAGTTTGTGAAAGTAActgtgacatttgaacattgaggagcgttggctcgagTTGTACAATAAAATATGAAAGTATGAGTGGAAATTGAACCtgttagagcattggctcaaagttgtgaagtaaaagtgaaaaagagaagagaatctctatattatctcccttgccggaaatttgttgtttttgatgattatctccctagccgggatgttgatgcttctttGATGTTATTCCCatgccgggacttgattgttaaactattattcccttgccgagattcttatcgtaatttcatttattcccttgccctattgtttgtgattgttgtttgggtgaggaagagtgttaaagcgcgaagggtgatgccgtatatgATTTGtgaagaaagagtgtaaagcacgaagggtgatgtcgtgccacacgatgtaccattccgtgcctattatattgattttatgatgagggtgagagtaaaagcacgaagggtgatgccgtgcagtttatgttgattcttatggtgaggatgagagtaaaagcacgaagggtgatgccgtgcacttgtccttgatttccctgattcttgctgataattgagttatgttgtcattTACGTTTACTTACTGATTTTccgttgttacttgattttaattcgatgttatagattctcttaccctatttgccttgtgatttgttgcttgggtaaggaagagtgtaaagcacgaagggtgatgtcgtgtattgttttggtgagagagtgttaaagcacgaagggtgatgccatgtattattttggtgagagagtgttaaagcacgaagggtgatgccacgcacttgtctttgatttcttgATTTTTACTGATAACTGAGTTAcggtttctctacatttaattgcTGGTtttctgttgatacttgttgtatccCGCAACATGATTTTCCCTTCTTATTTTCAATTGAAatgtggtgatcctcatatttatttgttgcttTTCTATTATTATTCGATGTTTCCCAGCAACATGTTTttccctcccatacttgactgtttatttctgtatttcttttctgctgtatatatttgaattgtatgggttatttggtagtctggtcctagcctcgtcactacttcgccgaggttaggctagacacttacagcatatggggtcggttgtgttgatactacactctgcactatgtgcagatcccgaagcagctcttggaccgtagtttggaggctacctttAGTCTACGcgaagatccaaggtagacctgcaggcgtccgcaggctcgggtgtctcctctatcttttatttcctgtttcatctttTGTTTCAATAATAGTGTATCACTTATTTTatttagactttgtatgtagtaaatcttagaccgtatgtggtactgtgacaccaggttttgggtgattaaggcttaagtaattgtaatagatacatatttcagatatttaattgttttcttccgcttaatttAAATTTTCGCTGTTTACacgttatcgccttatatttTGTTAAAAAGAAACAAGTGGATAAagaagtaattagattaaaggattgacttgcctagttcatattagtaggcgccatcacgactcccgatggtgaaaaatccgggtcgtgacagaaggTCACAAGTTCGAGCCATGAAAACATCTTCTTGTAGAAATACAGGGTAAGACTACGTATATAGATCATTGTAGTTTGGTTCTTCCCCAGACTCCGCGCATAGAGGAAGTTCAGTGCACCGAACTATCTTTATTATTCTTTATAGAACAaactaataaaaaaataatatcaaataaaattgaacgatatataattctattaaacAATAATAATGCAATTAAAATTTTATTACCTTAAGTTATTAAGAATAACTTAAATAGTCTTTTGTACGGTGTTTGCCACACtccaaaactaaaaaaataaaagtgcaAGAGTAATTAAAAAAGAGCAAAAGAGTATATAAAAAGCAGAGGAATTTCCAACAAATGACGTCACCATTCCTTTGACTCTTTTTTCTTCTGCTTCTTCATAAACCCCTTCTTTCCCCCATTCCCCCACTTCCCATTCTTCTctatttctttctctctctaaaaactTGACCCACAACTAACAGAAATTGCGCATTTCCAATTTTCTCTCTCTAAAACACACAGAGTTCAAAGGCAAAAAAATGCGTAAGGACGATTTGTACATAACGGTGCCGAGTTTCTTCCGGTGTCCGATTTCTCTCGACGTGATGAAATCGCCGGTGAGTTTATGCACCGGCGTTACCTACGACCGGAGTAGCATCCAACGGTGGCTTGACAGCGGCAACAATACTTGTCCGGCCACCATGCAAGTGTTACAAACTAAGGACCTTGTACCTAACCACACTCTCCAACGACTCATCCGGATCTGGTCCGACTCGGTCAGAACTCAGATCTCTGCCGCCGAGTCAAACCGAGTTAACTCAATCAGCCGCGATCAGGTTCTCGAGCTAATCAAACAGTTCGTTAGCGACTTTCGAATTCACACCGAGTTGGAGGCGAACTCGGACCGATTATCGAAACTCTTAGCTTTCTCCGAAGAATCGCCGGAGAATCTCCGATTTGTAGCTTCTATTGCTGTGGAGAGTGATTTCCTCGCGATTCTCACTTCATTTCTCGTTCACAACCCTAAAAACCTTAAAGTAGTTGAGAAAATCGTGCCTCTCTGGAAAATGCTGCTTGAACGAAGCTCTTCCGCGTCAAAAATCGCCAAAGCAAGCGATGTATATCCGACAATAATAAATTCTCTCAAAAACGGAAGCTCAAAGTTGAGAATTGAGATGACGAAAGCTTTAGAGTTCATCACCTCAACGGATTCCGAAGCTAAATCATCCTTATCCGAAAACTCTGATTTATACTCAGTTCTCGTGAGTTTCTCAACGATTAATTCCAATTGGAATCCCGAGTTAATGGAAAGTTCCATTTCATGTTTAATTTCTCTCGCAATGCTACGGAGAAACCGCGTGAAGCTCGTAAAAGCCGGAGCGGTAAAAACGATCGGAAAAGCACTGTCCACGGCGGAGCTGGGAACCGGATTAACCGATAAAGTGTTGAGATTGTTAGAATTAATATCTACGTGTAAAGAAGGGAGAGTAGAACTGTGTAATGACGGAGATTGCGTACAAGCAATAGTGAAGAaagtattgaaagtatcgaacgaAGCAACGGAACATGCGGTAACGATTTTGTGGAGCTTGTGTTGTTTGTTTCGGGATCATAAAGCACAGGAATCGGTGGCGAAGAGCAACGGCATGGCGaagatattgttgttgttgcaaaGTAATTGTCCGCCGGCGGTGAGACAAATGGCCGCCGATTTACTTAAAGTGTTTAGGGTGAATTTGAAAGCGGCGTCTTGTCTTTCTACTAGCTATGATACGAAGACTACTCACATCATGCCATTTTGATTGTGGGGGtaatttttttgttgttgataaCTTTGGGGGGGTTCTTTGGAGGTTTTTGTAAATCATAAGCAATTTTGTTGAGAAAAAAGTTATAgaattgaaaaaagaagaaacttCAATTGTTTTCAACTCTTAGACTAGATACTTAGATAGTGTTTCTTAGTTCTTGATTTGATACCTCTTTCCCCACTAAATCATTTTTATAGATTATTTTGATCAACCAATCAATTAACAACAGTTGAACACTAAATTAATTTAGATCGATTATGTACATACTTGGTGACAAGCTTCAaaacacaattaaaatttgatGCGAGTCAAATAAAATAAACTAACAAGTTGgcaattaatttcaatagctttAGTAACAGCTAGACATTGCTACTTTGCGAAAGAACAAAAGGATGGTTGTAAATGCAACTAACAGTTTGTACTTGCACTAACCACTCCTACACGAAATTGCACTTATTTTTCTAAAATAAGTACAGTACATCTTTTATTTGCAAGGAAaataatagcccgtttggccaaaccGTAAAAATCAGGTTATTTTGAgaaatgtttttttttcaaaagtgcttttctcaaaagtacttttggtgaggagcagtttgtgtttggctaattggtttgaaaagcacttctgagcagcaattagtgtttgaccaaactttaaaaaactgtttctaagtgtatttttctcaaaaatgcttctcaaaaaagtcttgttggagagaaactacttttttctgcttctccaaaactgtttctgcttctcctcaaaagtacttttttttctttcaaaagcttggccaaacaactcaatttttggccaaaagtacttttgacaaAAAAAGGAGAAGCAATTTTAGCCAAAAAAAGCTTGGGCCAAAGATGCTATAAGTCGGGTTGAATCTAAGTGCTTTAGGACAAATCTGCCTCGATTACCCTTTGAAGTTAAATTTATCATGCTACAATGTAGACTCAGTCTAGTGTGTCAAAATAAGAACTAAGCTTGACTTTTTGTGTCTTATTACATAAACTTCACTATTTACATGTAAAAAGGATAGGTTTTCAAACAGTATATTTATTCCTTTTACTCCTACCAAGAACTACATTTCCAGGCTTGCCAAGATTTGAATTTTATGGCTTGAAAATTATTAAGGATAACGATATCATATATTAGTAAATAGAttctgattatatatatatatataaaattaagtTTGTTAATACAAATGCGGGATTTGAACTAAAAGTACTATGTTCAACTGAATCCGCCCATGTGCTCTACCTCCGCCCTGCACACATCCCATCACACCCTCGGTGTCCTTAGCGGTGTTTTGAGATTCTTATATATAATGCTATAGACATCATATTAACATAAGGTAAATAAACTCAAGATTTTGACAGTGTCTCTATTATTTGTTAAATAGCAATTAGAGGAGTTCCCGAAATCTTTTtgaatgacacatatgaataaaaACCTCCCAAGTTAAATCAAATTCTTATGCTTTAAACAATTCTGTCTTTTTGCCTAGTAATAGGAGCAAATGGGGTCAAAACTCACCCAGAAATTCAGAGCCAGATGagttcatttatttatttttatttctagACAATAAAGTAAGTATAGGCTAAAAGTTAATCAACTTAGGATACCAATAAACAAGTGTATAAGAAAGGGACAAAGTGCCGCAATTGTAGAAAAGGTTAAGCATTTGCTGACTGTAATCAAAAGATTGCATTCTCTTTCAAATtaaattttgtttggtttgagAGAAAAGAGTGAAAGGGATTGGAATCCACAATTTTCCCACAAGAAAAGAAATCTTCAAAAGACAGAAAAAATAGATATAAGATTAGTTTGACTATTCCAAATTTCCAATCCCTATGACTAATAAAGACAAATAAATAATGTGAAAAAACTATTATGCAGAACAGATCGAATGGTTTAAACTTATTGGCTAATGTATCACACATTAATCTAGTTAGCCAATAGATATTGTAAACCACACCAACATATTTTATACTTTCATACCTTTTCTTATTTTGCAAGCCTACATAGGatacaaaatccaaaaaaaatattggaGGGATACCCGAGCATTGAGAAGGAAAAATGTTTTCAGAGGCGAAAGGTCATGGGGAGATACCGCGTGTGATCTATATATGGATCTTCGGTGGGAAAAACGTATTCAAGCTCCGTAGCTAATTTGCGTTCTTTAGACTTTTTAAACTTAATGAACTGAAACATCTTAGTAGTTAAAGGAAGGGAAACCAAGACCCCATTAATAGCGACTTGTTCACTTCTTTTTAACTAAGTTTCATTCGATTTGTTGTGGATTGGAGGAAGGAAAAACTAGCAAACTATCGCTTTAAAGAGTACCTTAAATTAAGTATTTGATTAAAATACCCCAGCTTTAGTAGAAAAACGTTTAACATTTTCGTTCAGTGATAGCTTGATTTCTAAGATTGCTCTTAGTCATGTAATTTTTGTTCAGAGAATTGCTTAagcaaattttttttttactgaATCAGTCTTAAACTCCTGTCATTTGTAGTATGATCTTAACGTATATCTTTGCTAAAGAATGTTTATACAAGATTGAATTTTTGGCTCATCGTGATGAGGATCAGAGAAAAGGGGAAATGTTACTCTATCGGAAATTTGAAAGGAATTTAAAGATATGTATAATTTTCAGTAAATGTTTTAAAGTTGATTTCCTATTATTCAATTCATATACACCTTACACCTACTGTTGAAATAGAATCAAAGGTTCTATTAGGGGTgagcatcggtcggttcggtttggttatgaatattattagtttagcatatcggttatcggtttacaaatttgataaaccgataaccgaaccgataaaaTATCGGTTATCGGGTATCGATTAATCGGGtatcgatcattatcggttcggttatcagtttacccgataagataactcaatctagatttaagtaaaaaagaaaagacaattcaccggagttaagcaaaaaagagaagaattcacatataACATACTAAAGACTTATGCTAGGAGTAACTAGTAAGgtctatgaagaatgaaaatgaaGCAACTAAAGAGTGGGGTTGAGAAAGAATagtgtattgggaaaaaaactgaatttacattgaaggtgacgtggcataacacgaggactggtcaaatggtcaaaacatgatgatcagttaagaggcacGAGTGACAACATATATGGGGAAAGAAaagctaaataggcacgagaggcaattcgaataatacaagtttcgtacctatttaggtcatttaaagccaagagaTCAGAAGGCATTGAAAACATGAATATGATGacgaaaaggagtccaaattcaatattaaatacccaatatgttagagaattggtattaaataggaatgattgtgtaacgtcttatttaatgtcatttattgctcataattgtctcattaagactaaggtattactcctttacttagaatcaactataaaaggaggaggtctcgtcatttgtaaggacagagGATATCATCAACATTACATTGGAATactattatttctttttcgtctcctgattatcaatagcccgaatttctatttgtctttagctttgaccaaagaatcatatttttggttaaacaaattggttccgttaccgggaaactgataatcttttctttgaaGCTACGTTTTATTCGTCTTTATCAACAtgccaaacaacaacaacaacaacaataacagtgataacacattgggaaaccatgaaaattaaatccatcaaaatcaaggagacctaccgaacattgacgtggttccctcttctccagattcaccacgtcaatctcgtgaaggctcTCCTGCtcctgaatcccgtgctgatcaacaagaacaatctgaacattttgaaggaggtgcaaatgaagctttacaaaagctaattgatgcacaggtcggcaaagctcttcaggctctagttagtcgattgcctgctgcaccactcacaccaactcctaataataatacattggagaatcctcgttctggtcttgttaattctggaaatggaggaaccaccagtgaaccacaggaagggggaccaagtaattcaaataatttctatttgcaaaatttagtactaaccttgcagaaatagattaaggaacaaaatgagcgtattgagcaaatccctggagttccgcctataataaaaggagtagacatggacaaatactcacaacaaccttggaagccaagtgctgctccccttccaattccgaaaaagttcaaaatgcctgacatctcgaaatatgatggtactacagacccacgtgaccacgtgactgcatttacaacaggcgtgaaaggcaacaacttgaccaaacaagaaattgaatcagtactggtcaagaaatttggagaaacactcaccaagggtgcattaacctggtattctcttttatctgaaaattctataaattcttttgctgagcttgcagattcttttattaaagcacactcgggagctcaaaaggttgagaaaagaat
Proteins encoded:
- the LOC104222008 gene encoding U-box domain-containing protein 27-like; the encoded protein is MRKDDLYITVPSFFRCPISLDVMKSPVSLCTGVTYDRSSIQRWLDSGNNTCPATMQVLQTKDLVPNHTLQRLIRIWSDSVRTQISAAESNRVNSISRDQVLELIKQFVSDFRIHTELEANSDRLSKLLAFSEESPENLRFVASIAVESDFLAILTSFLVHNPKNLKVVEKIVPLWKMLLERSSSASKIAKASDVYPTIINSLKNGSSKLRIEMTKALEFITSTDSEAKSSLSENSDLYSVLVSFSTINSNWNPELMESSISCLISLAMLRRNRVKLVKAGAVKTIGKALSTAELGTGLTDKVLRLLELISTCKEGRVELCNDGDCVQAIVKKVLKVSNEATEHAVTILWSLCCLFRDHKAQESVAKSNGMAKILLLLQSNCPPAVRQMAADLLKVFRVNLKAASCLSTSYDTKTTHIMPF